From Halotia branconii CENA392, the proteins below share one genomic window:
- a CDS encoding peptidoglycan-binding domain-containing protein, with product MKGSLTASILNYLELPKTTRLLKASRLSWLLLFASISVLIASWAVVSIAATQKVAQVNVVDSINRPTLKVGSQGERVSELQAALKLLGFYSGEVDSNYDEDTAKAVSRFKQAVGLNPDGVVDAATWQKLFPYQPTTTTVSSSNSPTNSASNLTPKFPVPTPTATTKPEPKPANKKPPTTQVPTKPAAKPANKKPPTTQSTKKTPPRPSTNTRTSQIAGVQYTSEGWPILRVGMNNAEVTKLQQRLQKLGFLNGSVDGDFGPTTEAAVKAAQKRYGLEPDGVVGGATWEVLLRRSPQGR from the coding sequence ATGAAAGGCAGCCTGACAGCAAGTATCTTGAATTACTTAGAGTTACCGAAAACAACTCGCCTTTTAAAGGCAAGTCGGCTTTCTTGGTTACTTTTGTTTGCTTCTATATCTGTGCTAATTGCCTCCTGGGCTGTAGTATCAATTGCTGCAACACAAAAAGTTGCCCAAGTCAATGTCGTAGATAGCATCAATCGTCCTACCCTCAAAGTTGGTAGTCAAGGAGAACGTGTATCAGAACTGCAAGCAGCTCTCAAGCTTTTGGGATTTTATTCAGGTGAAGTAGATAGTAATTATGACGAGGATACGGCCAAAGCTGTTTCTCGATTTAAGCAGGCAGTCGGCTTGAATCCAGATGGTGTTGTTGATGCTGCTACTTGGCAAAAACTGTTTCCTTATCAGCCAACAACGACAACCGTTTCTTCATCTAATTCCCCAACTAACTCTGCATCTAACTTGACACCCAAGTTTCCTGTGCCAACTCCAACAGCTACAACTAAACCTGAGCCAAAACCTGCCAATAAAAAACCCCCTACAACTCAAGTACCAACCAAACCTGCGGCAAAACCTGCTAATAAAAAACCCCCTACAACTCAAAGTACAAAAAAAACGCCTCCACGACCGTCAACAAATACGCGTACTAGTCAAATCGCTGGCGTTCAATACACTTCAGAAGGATGGCCAATTTTACGTGTAGGGATGAATAATGCAGAAGTGACCAAGTTGCAACAGCGATTGCAAAAGCTGGGGTTTTTAAATGGTAGTGTAGATGGAGACTTTGGCCCCACAACCGAAGCAGCAGTAAAAGCTGCACAAAAACGCTATGGACTAGAGCCTGATGGCGTAGTTGGAGGTGCGACTTGGGAAGTTTTATTGCGGCGATCGCCCCAAGGGCGTTAA
- a CDS encoding phage holin family protein — translation MKNFLLTWLATAVALLITASIVPGFYVKNFIAALVAAIVIGLVNAFIRPILAILTFPITLLTLGLFTLVINALTLWLASALTPGYGFEIRGFLPALLGSIVLAIVSSVINYFARVID, via the coding sequence ATGAAAAACTTTCTACTAACTTGGCTGGCAACGGCGGTGGCTTTGCTCATTACCGCTAGTATTGTTCCGGGATTTTATGTCAAAAATTTTATCGCTGCTTTAGTTGCTGCTATTGTCATCGGGCTAGTAAATGCATTTATTCGCCCAATTTTAGCTATTTTGACCTTTCCCATTACCTTACTCACGTTGGGTTTATTTACATTGGTCATTAATGCTTTAACTCTTTGGTTAGCAAGCGCCCTTACTCCTGGTTATGGTTTTGAGATTCGAGGATTTCTACCTGCTTTGTTGGGATCAATCGTACTAGCAATTGTTTCTAGTGTGATTAACTATTTTGCCAGAGTGATTGATTGA
- a CDS encoding cobalamin biosynthesis protein encodes MNGKNPPKQQLKNLWVGIGCQRGSSQELIAAAIEQVFQENQLDQSAIAGFATIETKASEVGLIELCRLGNLPLKTFAASILSTVCVPNPNKITNEKVGTPSVAEAAAILAASSFPPDVIGKQKLKVKLLVPKQIFRLREQLGTITLAVAIRFG; translated from the coding sequence GTGAATGGAAAAAATCCTCCAAAGCAGCAGCTAAAGAATTTATGGGTGGGGATTGGTTGTCAAAGAGGCAGTTCGCAGGAGTTGATAGCAGCGGCAATTGAGCAGGTGTTTCAAGAAAATCAACTTGACCAAAGTGCGATCGCAGGTTTTGCTACCATTGAAACTAAAGCTTCAGAAGTCGGGTTAATAGAACTTTGTCGTCTAGGCAATTTACCCTTAAAAACCTTTGCAGCGTCAATTCTTTCTACTGTTTGTGTACCCAACCCTAATAAAATCACTAACGAAAAAGTAGGTACACCAAGCGTAGCAGAGGCTGCTGCTATTCTTGCAGCCTCTAGCTTCCCTCCTGATGTTATAGGAAAGCAGAAGTTAAAAGTAAAATTATTGGTTCCTAAACAAATTTTCCGCTTGCGGGAGCAACTAGGAACAATAACACTAGCTGTTGCAATCCGGTTCGGATAA
- a CDS encoding B12-binding domain-containing radical SAM protein, protein MKALLIYPRFPQSFWSYDRFMEIAGLKAVLPPLGIITVAALLPQDWEIRFCDRNVNLETDADWEWCDLVILSAMLVQKPDFHALIKKAVRLGKKVAVGGPYPTSVPQEALDSGAHYLILDEGELTIPQFLEALNQGQEQGIFRSLEKPDVTQSPMPRFDLLQRDAYLMMAIQFSRGCPFNCEFCDIISLYGRKPRTKEPSQALGELQTLYDLGWRGSLFIVDDNFIGNQRNVKRFLRELIPWMKQHDYPFTFITEASVNLAEDDELLQLMNEAGFYAVFLGIETPDQDSLQVTQKLQNTRNPLIEACRKINNAGMLIYAGFILGFDGERAGAGERIQAFVEQTSIPQPMLGILQAPPNTALWTRLQKEQRLFDDISHPTGDQNTLMNFIPTRPVAEIAKEYVEGFWILYEPTNYLRRCFQQCLSIGSLERRKQTMQFPLGKGLQLVAQVIWHQGLRRTEIRLQFWQQLWTILRKKPQVLNMYLGLCAAGEHFWEYRALARKRISEQLGYDPMQVSVLSKPEPMLIKS, encoded by the coding sequence ATGAAAGCATTATTGATTTACCCTCGGTTCCCCCAGTCTTTTTGGTCTTACGATCGCTTTATGGAAATCGCTGGACTCAAAGCCGTTTTGCCTCCACTAGGTATCATAACAGTAGCAGCTCTTCTGCCTCAAGACTGGGAAATTAGATTTTGCGATCGCAATGTCAATTTAGAAACAGATGCAGATTGGGAGTGGTGTGACCTTGTAATTCTTTCTGCAATGCTAGTACAAAAGCCAGACTTCCACGCCCTAATTAAAAAAGCAGTACGTTTAGGCAAAAAGGTCGCAGTTGGTGGCCCCTATCCCACCTCTGTCCCCCAAGAAGCCCTTGACTCTGGAGCGCATTATCTGATTTTGGACGAAGGGGAGTTAACGATTCCCCAGTTTTTAGAAGCGCTCAATCAAGGCCAAGAGCAAGGAATCTTTCGCTCTTTGGAAAAACCTGATGTTACCCAAAGTCCAATGCCGCGTTTTGACTTGCTACAACGGGATGCCTATTTGATGATGGCTATCCAGTTTTCTCGCGGTTGTCCTTTCAACTGCGAATTTTGTGACATCATCTCCCTCTATGGTCGCAAACCACGCACTAAAGAACCAAGCCAAGCCTTAGGTGAGTTACAAACCCTCTACGATTTAGGCTGGCGAGGCTCACTTTTTATTGTTGATGACAACTTTATTGGCAATCAACGTAATGTCAAACGCTTCCTAAGAGAATTGATTCCTTGGATGAAGCAACACGACTACCCATTTACCTTCATCACCGAAGCTTCTGTAAATTTGGCAGAAGATGATGAATTGTTGCAATTAATGAATGAAGCAGGCTTTTATGCTGTCTTTCTCGGCATTGAAACCCCCGATCAAGATAGCCTACAAGTAACACAAAAACTACAAAATACTCGCAATCCACTAATCGAAGCCTGCCGCAAAATCAATAACGCAGGGATGCTCATCTATGCTGGCTTTATCCTCGGTTTTGATGGAGAACGTGCAGGAGCAGGAGAGAGGATTCAAGCTTTTGTGGAACAAACTAGTATTCCTCAACCCATGCTGGGTATCCTCCAGGCTCCTCCTAACACTGCTCTGTGGACTCGGCTCCAAAAAGAGCAGCGTTTATTTGATGACATTAGCCATCCTACGGGAGACCAAAATACTTTAATGAATTTCATTCCCACCCGTCCGGTAGCTGAAATTGCTAAAGAGTATGTAGAAGGCTTTTGGATCTTATATGAACCCACAAATTATCTTAGACGCTGCTTTCAGCAATGCCTTAGTATTGGCTCTTTGGAAAGACGAAAACAGACTATGCAATTTCCCTTGGGTAAAGGGTTACAGCTTGTTGCTCAGGTAATTTGGCATCAAGGCTTACGGCGGACGGAAATTCGCTTGCAGTTTTGGCAACAATTATGGACTATTCTGCGGAAAAAACCTCAAGTTCTCAATATGTATTTAGGTTTATGCGCTGCTGGAGAACATTTCTGGGAATACCGCGCTTTAGCTAGGAAACGGATTAGTGAACAACTAGGCTACGACCCAATGCAAGTTTCTGTGCTATCTAAGCCAGAACCAATGTTAATCAAATCTTGA
- a CDS encoding CHAD domain-containing protein: protein MKLVTEPTIKTLGDYAYQALQKHFKKTLKWEKSVKKDEDPEALHQMRVGMRRLRTAVSRFDLALNLPKPVSDKNIGKIARRLGNLRDLDVLKETLTTRYQPYLSSKEQESLQTAFNALAKQREDTLSKVQATLKDEPYKSLKDELAEWLEKPDYQSLASLPIQQVLPDLLLPEVSSFLLHPGWLVGTQVIDSQVKIRTNWKAEKIEQQLTAKGSTIHSLRKQAKRVRYQMELFTELYGESYAAYIAEVNSMQDILGAMQDGVVLDEWLVDVFKSEIHTHLPGLATLLTEHRYKLWQQWQPLQERYLKPETKHSFHLTILHPLEPASDGEQETGNREQ from the coding sequence ATGAAATTAGTGACAGAACCAACAATCAAAACTCTAGGAGATTATGCTTACCAAGCGCTGCAAAAACACTTTAAGAAAACCTTGAAGTGGGAAAAATCAGTTAAGAAAGATGAAGATCCAGAAGCACTGCATCAAATGCGAGTGGGAATGCGCCGTTTACGTACGGCTGTAAGTCGGTTTGACTTGGCACTGAATTTGCCCAAGCCAGTCAGTGATAAAAATATTGGTAAAATCGCTCGTCGTCTTGGTAATCTCCGAGATTTAGACGTATTAAAAGAAACTTTGACAACTCGCTACCAACCGTATTTATCATCTAAAGAACAAGAATCTCTGCAAACAGCTTTTAATGCTTTAGCTAAACAACGTGAAGATACACTTTCTAAGGTGCAAGCAACATTAAAAGATGAGCCTTACAAGTCTTTAAAAGATGAATTAGCAGAATGGTTGGAAAAACCTGATTATCAATCCTTGGCATCTTTACCAATTCAGCAGGTTTTACCAGATTTGTTATTACCTGAAGTGAGTAGTTTCTTACTGCATCCAGGTTGGCTAGTTGGTACTCAAGTGATAGATTCACAAGTAAAAATCCGAACAAACTGGAAAGCAGAAAAAATAGAACAACAATTGACAGCAAAAGGCTCAACTATTCATAGTTTGCGGAAACAAGCCAAACGAGTACGTTATCAAATGGAGTTATTCACTGAACTCTATGGAGAGTCTTACGCGGCTTATATTGCCGAAGTGAATAGTATGCAAGATATTTTAGGTGCTATGCAAGATGGTGTAGTTTTAGATGAGTGGCTTGTAGATGTATTTAAGTCAGAAATTCACACTCATTTACCCGGTCTTGCTACTTTATTAACAGAACATCGTTATAAATTATGGCAACAGTGGCAACCTTTACAAGAACGGTATTTAAAACCTGAAACTAAGCATAGCTTTCATTTAACAATACTGCATCCTCTTGAACCAGCAAGCGATGGGGAACAAGAAACAGGAAATAGAGAACAGTAA
- a CDS encoding DUF3616 domain-containing protein, whose amino-acid sequence MLNSHLLHQVSLIFNDSFQEYRKDLSALRLTPDNHLWFGSDETSSIERLSFVDSQNFAKHKQFRVAEFISLPESEDNEIDIEGIAYDDYYLWFVGSHSWKRKKTKPDNNDPENIDRLTKTESESNRYILGRIPLVYGELLASCPHPQNPDIELSAAKLELKKQGNLLTKYLADDPHLGLFINAGVPGKDNGFDIEGIAVYQNRVFLGLRGPVLRGWAMMLEIELENSSPGLMKLQKIGDDKQRYKKHFVWLNGSGIRDLCLDGDDLLILAGPTMVLDGKVQVYRLRNGVNMRENVLNNPQLLLDLPYGNGNDRPEGITLFQDVTGVSSVLVVYDDPAENRLLDNSGVMADVFSLG is encoded by the coding sequence ATGCTTAATTCACACTTGCTCCATCAAGTTTCTTTAATATTTAACGATAGTTTTCAAGAATACAGGAAAGACCTTTCAGCTTTGCGGCTGACTCCTGATAATCATTTATGGTTTGGTTCAGATGAAACTTCTTCTATTGAACGTCTCTCTTTTGTTGATTCACAAAACTTTGCAAAACACAAACAATTTAGAGTCGCAGAATTTATCAGTTTACCAGAATCAGAGGATAATGAAATTGATATTGAAGGAATCGCTTATGACGATTATTACCTTTGGTTTGTTGGCTCCCATAGCTGGAAACGCAAAAAAACTAAACCAGATAATAATGATCCAGAAAATATAGACAGACTTACAAAAACCGAATCTGAATCTAACCGCTATATTTTAGGAAGAATCCCCCTAGTATATGGTGAATTATTGGCATCTTGTCCGCATCCTCAAAATCCGGATATAGAATTAAGTGCCGCAAAATTAGAGCTAAAGAAACAAGGAAATTTACTAACCAAATATTTAGCAGATGACCCACATTTAGGCTTATTTATTAATGCTGGGGTTCCAGGTAAAGATAATGGTTTCGATATAGAGGGCATAGCCGTTTATCAAAATCGAGTTTTTTTAGGTTTGCGCGGCCCTGTATTGCGGGGTTGGGCAATGATGTTAGAAATAGAGTTAGAAAATTCTAGCCCAGGTTTAATGAAATTACAAAAAATTGGCGATGATAAACAAAGATATAAAAAACATTTTGTTTGGTTAAATGGATCAGGAATTAGAGATTTATGTTTGGATGGCGATGACTTGTTAATTTTGGCTGGGCCAACAATGGTTTTAGATGGTAAGGTGCAAGTTTATCGCTTGAGAAATGGTGTAAATATGCGAGAAAATGTTTTGAATAATCCTCAATTGCTGCTTGATCTTCCTTATGGAAATGGAAACGATCGCCCAGAAGGAATTACCTTATTTCAGGATGTTACTGGTGTGTCTTCTGTATTAGTCGTTTACGATGATCCAGCAGAAAATAGGCTGTTGGATAATAGTGGTGTTATGGCAGATGTATTTAGCCTCGGTTAA
- a CDS encoding NIL domain-containing protein, with the protein MKKRVTLTFPKRAIQMPVTYVLAKEFNVAANIIRAQVAPNQIGNLVVELSGDIDQLDAAIEWMRSRHINVSYTLGEIAVDEDVCVHCGLCTGVCPTEALSLHPETYKLTFTRSRCIVCEQCIPTCPVQAISTNI; encoded by the coding sequence GTGAAAAAACGAGTTACCCTTACCTTTCCTAAACGCGCTATTCAAATGCCAGTCACTTATGTTTTGGCAAAAGAGTTTAACGTAGCTGCTAATATTATCCGCGCTCAAGTTGCCCCCAATCAAATTGGCAACCTCGTGGTAGAACTATCGGGGGATATTGATCAGTTAGATGCAGCTATTGAGTGGATGCGATCGCGGCATATTAATGTCTCCTATACTTTAGGTGAAATTGCTGTAGATGAAGATGTCTGTGTCCACTGTGGCTTATGTACTGGGGTTTGCCCTACTGAAGCCCTGAGTCTTCATCCAGAGACATACAAACTCACATTCACGCGATCGCGTTGCATTGTCTGTGAACAATGTATCCCTACCTGTCCTGTACAGGCAATCTCCACCAATATTTAA
- a CDS encoding HAD family hydrolase — protein MLPSIQAAIFDMDGLLFDTESIARWAWKKAIKNHGYVMSDELYNELIGRDLSSREKIFKQKYGENFPFDSVKAQRVTIGDEREMREGLPVKPGVLDLLNQLSNLGLIMALATGTSRIRTIRRLTDAGIYQYFTTIVTSEDVAKGKPAPDIFLETSRQINVAPLQCMVFEDSFVGVQAAFQAGMWTIMVPDIKQPSPEVASLAYRVFNSLEQVGELLEELFEKSTS, from the coding sequence GTGTTACCAAGTATCCAAGCCGCAATTTTTGATATGGATGGTTTACTTTTCGATACGGAAAGCATTGCTCGCTGGGCGTGGAAAAAGGCTATAAAAAATCATGGTTATGTGATGAGCGACGAGTTATATAACGAATTAATTGGTCGAGATCTGTCATCGCGGGAAAAAATTTTTAAACAAAAATATGGAGAAAACTTTCCTTTTGATTCTGTAAAAGCGCAACGCGTCACAATTGGCGATGAACGAGAAATGCGAGAAGGTCTGCCAGTTAAACCAGGTGTATTAGATTTGCTCAATCAACTAAGTAACTTGGGGCTGATCATGGCATTAGCAACTGGAACATCTCGAATTAGAACAATTCGACGTTTGACAGATGCTGGAATTTACCAATACTTTACAACAATTGTCACTAGTGAAGATGTTGCTAAGGGTAAACCTGCTCCAGATATTTTTTTAGAAACTAGTCGTCAAATTAATGTTGCTCCTTTACAGTGCATGGTTTTTGAAGATTCATTTGTAGGTGTTCAAGCAGCATTTCAGGCTGGGATGTGGACAATTATGGTTCCTGACATAAAACAACCGTCGCCTGAAGTAGCATCTTTAGCTTACCGAGTATTCAACTCCTTAGAGCAAGTAGGCGAATTATTAGAAGAGTTATTTGAGAAGAGTACAAGTTAA
- a CDS encoding uroporphyrinogen-III synthase — protein sequence MHTISRETNLLTPSSKLPLYGKRILVTAPKNYAFRFSEQIIKKGGIPVFMPTIETCYLSNYTKLDNILNCIDKFNWIVFTSRNGIIGFFERMNNLDISVSALQNCQLCALGKDAELLFTFCGRVDLIPQESGPTGIILELGKIPQINQQTVLVPAPEFIGIPEPNVIPNLIADLQKLGMKVTHIPTYITQCINKHLYTVELNLIRQGMIDIIAFSSTAEVESFLRMINSHKDYESCIVACFGPYTAANTRKLGINVSILSKDYSSFAGFTEAIAEFLTCDPK from the coding sequence ATGCACACCATTTCTAGAGAAACTAACCTACTGACTCCATCTAGTAAATTACCTCTGTATGGCAAGAGAATTTTAGTTACAGCACCAAAAAATTATGCTTTCAGGTTTTCAGAACAAATTATTAAAAAAGGTGGTATTCCGGTTTTCATGCCTACCATTGAAACCTGTTATCTTTCAAATTACACAAAGCTAGATAATATTTTAAATTGCATAGATAAATTTAACTGGATTGTTTTTACAAGTAGAAATGGAATTATTGGATTTTTTGAGCGCATGAATAATCTAGATATTTCCGTATCTGCTTTACAAAACTGTCAGTTATGTGCTTTAGGTAAAGATGCAGAACTTTTATTCACTTTCTGCGGTAGAGTTGATTTAATTCCCCAAGAATCTGGACCAACAGGAATTATTTTAGAATTAGGAAAAATTCCTCAAATTAATCAGCAAACAGTACTAGTTCCGGCTCCAGAATTTATTGGTATACCTGAGCCTAATGTCATACCTAATTTAATTGCAGATTTACAAAAATTAGGTATGAAAGTTACTCATATACCTACTTATATTACACAATGTATCAACAAGCATCTTTATACAGTTGAATTAAACCTAATTCGCCAAGGAATGATAGACATAATTGCCTTTAGCAGTACGGCGGAAGTAGAAAGTTTTTTGAGAATGATCAACTCGCACAAAGATTATGAAAGTTGTATTGTGGCTTGTTTTGGCCCTTATACAGCTGCTAACACTCGAAAGTTAGGCATAAATGTCTCTATCTTGTCAAAGGATTATAGTTCATTTGCCGGATTTACGGAAGCGATCGCAGAATTTTTGACTTGTGATCCCAAATAA
- a CDS encoding Hsp20/alpha crystallin family protein has product MTLVRWNPWQDMNTLQRQINRLFDEEMLPSTLVEKGLSRVPAAELKETEEAIHLKLELPGIEAKDLDVQVTDKAVSISGERKSETKTEDKGITKSEFHYGKFQRVIPLSTRIQNTNVTADYKDGILTLTLPKAEEEKNKVVKVNLA; this is encoded by the coding sequence ATGACACTAGTACGTTGGAATCCCTGGCAAGACATGAACACTTTACAACGCCAAATTAATCGCCTGTTTGACGAAGAAATGCTACCATCTACGTTAGTTGAAAAAGGTTTATCCAGAGTTCCTGCTGCTGAATTAAAAGAAACTGAAGAAGCAATTCATCTCAAGCTAGAACTTCCAGGAATTGAAGCCAAAGACCTGGATGTGCAAGTCACAGATAAAGCAGTTTCCATCAGTGGTGAACGTAAATCGGAAACCAAAACCGAAGACAAAGGTATTACCAAGAGCGAATTTCACTATGGTAAATTCCAACGAGTAATTCCTTTATCAACTCGGATTCAAAATACCAATGTCACCGCAGACTATAAAGATGGTATCTTGACTTTGACACTACCGAAAGCTGAAGAAGAAAAGAACAAAGTCGTTAAAGTTAACCTAGCATAA
- a CDS encoding YbjQ family protein, with translation MILTTTDVIQGAVIESYLGIVTAEVVYGSNFLRDFLAGIRDVIGGRTSSYERLFEQGQQKALAELEQRAQRLGADAVIGIEIDTGTINVDQSGVLMLITATGTAVRMR, from the coding sequence ATGATTTTAACCACAACTGATGTGATTCAAGGTGCAGTTATTGAGTCATATTTAGGTATTGTGACGGCGGAAGTCGTCTACGGTAGCAATTTTCTACGGGATTTTTTAGCTGGTATCCGAGATGTCATTGGTGGACGTACCAGTAGCTATGAGCGCCTATTTGAACAGGGTCAACAAAAAGCCTTAGCAGAATTAGAACAACGAGCACAGCGTTTAGGCGCTGACGCTGTAATTGGCATTGAAATTGATACTGGCACAATCAATGTTGATCAGTCAGGAGTTCTGATGCTAATTACCGCTACAGGTACGGCTGTGAGAATGCGTTAG
- a CDS encoding glycosyltransferase family 2 protein, whose translation MLEPLVTIVVVPRERFSYTQFSLEGIYAHSDIPFKLIYIDGNSPQPIKRYLEAQSFAKAFHLIRTENYLSPNQARNLALPYIDTKYVVFIDNDVQVTSGWLNKLVECADETNASVVGPLYLDGVSTNLETQNIHMAGGFCEFQEQEGKLDLREHRYFAKNQLSAVKSQLLREATQLIEFHCVLVRTTILKQLGDFDEKLMSLAEESDFCLTVRTLGETIYLEPASTVIYVLPVPLKLYDLPYFCLRWSDAWNKASLNHFQQKWGLAEDAKFMTIGYKWANRHRLVPLQQIQDVLLNILPWKFNSKIYLNFRAFMEGILTQLFVKDKHQKI comes from the coding sequence ATGTTGGAACCTCTAGTTACAATTGTTGTTGTACCACGAGAGCGCTTTAGTTATACACAATTTTCATTAGAAGGTATTTACGCACATAGTGATATCCCTTTTAAATTAATTTACATAGATGGCAATTCTCCACAGCCAATTAAGCGCTATCTAGAAGCACAGTCATTCGCAAAAGCTTTTCACTTAATCCGTACAGAAAACTATTTATCTCCTAATCAAGCACGTAACCTAGCATTACCATATATTGATACTAAATACGTTGTTTTCATTGATAATGATGTTCAAGTTACATCTGGTTGGTTAAACAAGCTTGTGGAGTGTGCGGATGAAACAAACGCATCGGTTGTAGGGCCACTCTACTTAGATGGAGTATCAACAAATCTTGAAACTCAAAATATCCACATGGCAGGTGGCTTTTGTGAATTTCAAGAGCAAGAAGGAAAACTCGATTTACGTGAACATAGGTACTTTGCCAAGAACCAGTTATCGGCAGTGAAATCTCAACTCCTAAGAGAAGCAACGCAATTGATAGAATTTCATTGTGTTTTGGTACGTACTACTATTTTGAAGCAGTTAGGTGACTTTGATGAAAAATTGATGAGTCTTGCAGAAGAGAGTGATTTTTGTTTAACAGTCCGTACCCTCGGTGAGACTATTTATTTAGAGCCGGCTAGTACTGTAATTTATGTACTTCCAGTGCCATTAAAATTATACGATTTACCATATTTTTGCTTACGTTGGAGTGATGCTTGGAATAAAGCATCTTTGAATCACTTCCAACAAAAGTGGGGTTTAGCTGAAGATGCTAAATTTATGACTATTGGCTACAAATGGGCAAATCGTCATAGATTAGTTCCTCTGCAACAGATACAAGATGTGCTGTTAAATATTTTACCTTGGAAATTTAACTCTAAGATCTACCTAAATTTTCGAGCTTTTATGGAGGGTATACTAACTCAGCTTTTTGTGAAAGATAAACACCAAAAAATCTAG